A stretch of DNA from Candidatus Goldiibacteriota bacterium:
ATGCGCAATTCGCTTTACAGGCACATCACCAACCTTTCAATGAGATTTTTTAACAATCAAAAAATGGGAGTGCTTATCTCCCGTATCACCAATGACGTCACTCTTATGCAGGGCGCGGTGGCCAATGTGCTTGGCAATCTTATAGGCAGCGTCCTTAACATTATCGGCCTTGTAAGCCTTCTTTTTTATTTGAATTGGTTTCTTGCGTTAATGGCTATTATTGTTTTTCCTATAGCTGTGCTTCCTATTATTCAGTTTGGCAAAAAAATGAAAGCTGCGGCGCGCGGCACTCAGGAAAAAATGGGTGATATCACCGCTGTTTTAAATGAAAGTTTTAACGGAATCAGGATAGTAAAAGCATTTGGCATGGAAGAGTATGAACGCAGACGTTTTAATTCGGACCTGCAGAGGTTTTTTGACTATACAATGAGAGGAGTCCGCGCTTCTTCGCTGTCGTCGCCCACAATGGAAACCATAGGTGCCATTGGCATCGCGGCTATAATTTTTGTGGCAGGGTCAGCTGTTATTAACGGCACGCTTACCACAGGGACGTTTTTTGCTTTCATAGCGGCCATTACCGGATTATATCCGCAGGTAAAAAAATTAAATGATATGAATAATGTAATCCAGCAGGCGCTGTCCGCGGGGGAACGTGTATTTGAAATACTTGATACCAAGCCGGAAATTAACGACCTGCCCGGGGCAAAGGAATATCCTGAATTTAAAAACAGCATAACTTTTAACAATGTAAAATTCGCGTACAATCCGGGGGAAGATGTATTAAAAGGAATTAATCTGGAAATAAAAAAAGGCCAGGTTTTTGCCGTTGTCGGGCCGTCAGGTTCGGGTAAAAGCACCACTGCAGACCTTCTTGCGCGTTTTTATGACCCGCATGAAGGCGTTATAGAAATAGACGGAACCGATATCAGGCACATAAAACAGGAAGCGCTGCGCAAACTGATAGGAATAGTAACGCAGGAAACAATACTTTTTAATGACACTATAAAGGCGAATATTGCCTACGGGGACGGGGAAATAAACGAAACAAAAGTTTTAGACGCGGCAAAAGCTGCCAACGCGCATGATTTTATAGTCAAGCAGCCTGCAGCGTATGAAACCATGATAGGCGACAGGGGTGTAAGGCTGTCCGGAGGACAGAGGCAAAGGCTTGCTATTGCAAGGGCTATACTTAAAAATCCTCCTATTCTTATTCTGGATGAAGCCACGTCATCTCTTGACAGTGAATCAGAAATTCTGGTGCAGGACGCGATAAATAACCTTATGAAAAACAGGACCACATTTGTCATAGCCCACAGATTATCAACGGTAAGGAACGCGGATAAGATAGTTGTAATTGACGGCGGTGTCATAAAAGAAGAAGGCAGACATGAAGAACTGCTTGCCAAAAATGGGATATATACAAAACTTTATAATATGCAGTTTAAACTGCACGAGTAATTTAGATGCTTGGAAGGTTAGATGCTTGGATGCTTGGTTTAGTACCGGTAGGCGCACCCTTTCAGGATGCGGTTGTAGCGAGCCTGCGAGCGGAAATCCCGGCGATGAAGCGAGTTTACGAGCGAAGATGCAGGGACATTTGAATAGAGCGGTTGTAGTATGTTTTGTTCCGGTAGACGCGGGTCTTTAGCCCGCGGTAGTTTGTTTGGTTATGGGATATGGGATAATAGTTTATTGGATAAATTTATCAGGAGTACTTAATGAACAAAGCAGTCTTTCTTGACAGGGACGGGAACATAATTCATGACCCGGGTTATTTAAGCGACCTTAAAAAGTTCCGTTTCTATAAAAACAGCGTTAAGGGTTTAAAACTGCTGCAGGACAGCGGGTTCAAACTCATTGTACTTACAAATCAA
This window harbors:
- the msbA gene encoding lipid A export permease/ATP-binding protein MsbA; protein product: MKTYLRMLQYVKPYLARIIIALCVMVITAGLTAASFYVIKPVIDKILANPDKAEALKYIRLLPIAVILIYALKGVFLYIQGYLINWIGNKIIWDMRNSLYRHITNLSMRFFNNQKMGVLISRITNDVTLMQGAVANVLGNLIGSVLNIIGLVSLLFYLNWFLALMAIIVFPIAVLPIIQFGKKMKAAARGTQEKMGDITAVLNESFNGIRIVKAFGMEEYERRRFNSDLQRFFDYTMRGVRASSLSSPTMETIGAIGIAAIIFVAGSAVINGTLTTGTFFAFIAAITGLYPQVKKLNDMNNVIQQALSAGERVFEILDTKPEINDLPGAKEYPEFKNSITFNNVKFAYNPGEDVLKGINLEIKKGQVFAVVGPSGSGKSTTADLLARFYDPHEGVIEIDGTDIRHIKQEALRKLIGIVTQETILFNDTIKANIAYGDGEINETKVLDAAKAANAHDFIVKQPAAYETMIGDRGVRLSGGQRQRLAIARAILKNPPILILDEATSSLDSESEILVQDAINNLMKNRTTFVIAHRLSTVRNADKIVVIDGGVIKEEGRHEELLAKNGIYTKLYNMQFKLHE